A stretch of the Ornithodoros turicata isolate Travis chromosome 4, ASM3712646v1, whole genome shotgun sequence genome encodes the following:
- the LOC135393350 gene encoding uncharacterized protein LOC135393350 isoform X1, which produces MDNDEPSPPPQLRKDSSGNTMRDSAIVLCFLFVLFCAATLINLSISNLLFRSEQCPSETTQAPVTCIAVSTTKPSTGTTTTPVVTATNITTPASATPTAIPTYHFACGGPDCIRKIYESATDPKVSPCDDFFAYTCSGFFRSFPNTSSVTLLQKDDIARYIIEQVKSALIPPSGQGPFEKAAGLFEQCEEREANKDKSIHYISDFLQRLGMPSPSAHFEPIDVVVKSSLLYNINVLFQLRPSPKENPTSFTDRSWGSLEMIASPEMIDCIAYLYSGSGSHSQPVRGFDEAYVPSIMMQGADEKDFESKFEMNFIKIPFLTSLISDPYTATPENLWFGSLAVDIPSQSWVEAFRKYSGSADFMNTSLTIPKASAELFHHFSKLKDTSTRDFVYKYTKVILEFVANVSNYQMAGTRWSCYNLTMSAMPYAFAWPILNGNSINYYTFSLLRAVLNKVNATMNSVKYFPTFRGMSWSWPSLARDFNSVIGVPREWSYEANLSRYYASYPDINAHDVFISSFVSVSTIAMRALVLEKPSQWPPPDLAATLAVTYSTRRRGSLKIPPSVLFPPFYKFANLDEMNYGSLGSSMASAWMLQGADFGQSPLFRQTASNDLRYSSRLCCPNPATWRPYSISEEARDVKVLGGDVAWPYFNELYEKLYATDLLGIQTAHRAYKDSYWQGQEHDFVSNTRLFFSATCYRWCNSQGATEFEWEGDVSPRLRCNEPLKDIPEFAAAFSCPRGSPMSPLERCVGLS; this is translated from the exons ATGGACAACGATGA ACCAAGTCCCCCGCCACAACTACGCAAGGATAGCAGCGGCAACACCATGAGGGACTCCGCTATCGTCCTGTGTTTCCTGTTTGTCCTCTTCTGCGCAGCAACGCTGATCAACCTGTCCATATCGAACCTACTTTTTCGGAGCGAACAGTGTCCATCGGAAACAACCCAGGCGCCAGTCACTTGCATAGCGGTGTCCACCACGAAGCCGTCCACCGGGACTACCACCACTCCCGTCGTTACCGCAACAAATATCACCACCCCCGCATCTGCGACACCTACCGCCATTCCAACGTATCACTTTGCCTGTGGGGGCCCCGACTGCATAAGGAAAATCTATGAGTCCGCCACTGATCCTAAGGTATCACCCTGCGACGACTTTTTCGCCTACACCTGCTCTGGGTTCTTCAGGTCCTTCCCAAACACGAGTTCGGTGACGTTGCTGCAAAAGGACGATATCGCCCGGTACATCATAGAGCAAGTAAAATCGGCTCTGATCCCACCGTCGGGGCAGGGTCCATTTGAGAAGGCTGCGGGGCTCTTCGAACAGTGTGAGGAACGTGAAGCGAACAAGGACAAAAGCATCCACTACATATCAGACTTCTTACAGCGCTTGGGAATGCCATCTCCGAGTGCCCATTTCGAGCCTATTGACGTGGTTGTAAAGTCGTCTCTCTTATACAACATCAACGTGCTTTTCCAGCTGCGACCGTCGCCGAAAGAAAACCCGACCTCCTTCACTGACCGGTCCTGGGGATCTCTTGAAATGATTGCATCTCCTGAAATGATAGACTGCATCGCTTACCTTTACTCTGGTTCCGGAAGCCATTCGCAACCCGTACGTGGATTCGATGAAGCTTACGTGCCAAGTATAATGATGCAGGGAGCTGACGAAAAAGATTTCGAATCCAAGtttgaaatgaacttcatcaagATCCCTTTTCTGACGTCGTTGATTTCCGATCCGTACACCGCTACCCCTGAAAACCTTTGGTTCGGATCCCTGGCAGTCGACATCCCGTCGCAATCCTGGGTTGAAGCGTTCAGAAAATACTCGGGAAGCGCTGACTTTATGAACACTTCTCTCACCATACCGAAAGCTTCCGCCGAGCTCTTCCATCATTTCAGCAAGCTGAAGGACACATCGACGAGGGATTTTGTATACAAATACACAAAAGTCATTTTGGAGTTTGTGGCTAACGTTTCCAATTATCAAATGGCAGGCACACGGTGGAGCTGTTACAACCTCACCATGTCGGCGATGCCTTACGCGTTCGCCTGGCCTATTTTGAATGGCAATTCTATAAATTATTATACCTTCTCTCTCTTACGGGCTGTCCTAAACAAAGTCAATGCTACAATGAATTCGGTGAAATATTTTCCCACGTTCCGTGGCATGTCCTGGTCTTGGCCGTCGCTCGCTCGTGACTTCAACTCTGTAATCGGCGTCCCTCGCGAGTGGAGCTACGAAGCCAATCTGAGCAGATACTATGCTTCCTACCCTGATATTAATGCGCACGATGTCTTCATTTCCTCGTTCGTATCCGTCTCCACGATCGCAATGAGAGCTCTCGTATTGGAAAAGCCCTCACAATGGCCACCTCCCGATCTTGCCGCAACCCTCGCCGTGACGTACAGCACAAGGCGCCGTGGCAGCTTGAAAATTCCTCCATCGGTGCTTTTCCCCCCGTTCTACAAGTTCGCGAACCTTGACGAAATGAACTACGGCTCACTGGGCTCGTCTATGGCATCCGCGTGGATGTTGCAGGGCGCCGACTTCGGCCAGTCTCCCCTTTTCAGGCAAACGGCGTCGAACGACCTGCGTTACTCGTCCCGGCTCTGCTGCCCAAACCCTGCAACGTGGCGACCGTACAGCATTTCGGAGGAAGCCAGGGATGTGAAGGTACTTGGCGGCGACGTTGCCTGGCCATACTTCAACGAGCTGTACGAGAAGCTGTACGCAACGGACCTTCTCGGGATACAGACGGCGCACAGGGCGTACAAGGATTCGTATTGGCAGGGCCAAGAGCATGACTTCGTCAGTAACACTAGACTATTTTTTTCCGCCACTTGCTACAGGTGGTGCAACTCCCAGGGTGCGACCGAATTCGAATGGGAAGGGGACGTCTCACCGAGACTGCGTTGCAACGAGCCTCTCAAAGACATTCCGGAATTTGCAGCCGCATTTTCGTGTCCTCGGGGAAGCCCCATGAGCCCGCTGGAGAGATGCGTTGGACTTTCATGA
- the LOC135393350 gene encoding uncharacterized protein LOC135393350 isoform X2: protein MRDSAIVLCFLFVLFCAATLINLSISNLLFRSEQCPSETTQAPVTCIAVSTTKPSTGTTTTPVVTATNITTPASATPTAIPTYHFACGGPDCIRKIYESATDPKVSPCDDFFAYTCSGFFRSFPNTSSVTLLQKDDIARYIIEQVKSALIPPSGQGPFEKAAGLFEQCEEREANKDKSIHYISDFLQRLGMPSPSAHFEPIDVVVKSSLLYNINVLFQLRPSPKENPTSFTDRSWGSLEMIASPEMIDCIAYLYSGSGSHSQPVRGFDEAYVPSIMMQGADEKDFESKFEMNFIKIPFLTSLISDPYTATPENLWFGSLAVDIPSQSWVEAFRKYSGSADFMNTSLTIPKASAELFHHFSKLKDTSTRDFVYKYTKVILEFVANVSNYQMAGTRWSCYNLTMSAMPYAFAWPILNGNSINYYTFSLLRAVLNKVNATMNSVKYFPTFRGMSWSWPSLARDFNSVIGVPREWSYEANLSRYYASYPDINAHDVFISSFVSVSTIAMRALVLEKPSQWPPPDLAATLAVTYSTRRRGSLKIPPSVLFPPFYKFANLDEMNYGSLGSSMASAWMLQGADFGQSPLFRQTASNDLRYSSRLCCPNPATWRPYSISEEARDVKVLGGDVAWPYFNELYEKLYATDLLGIQTAHRAYKDSYWQGQEHDFVSNTRLFFSATCYRWCNSQGATEFEWEGDVSPRLRCNEPLKDIPEFAAAFSCPRGSPMSPLERCVGLS, encoded by the coding sequence ATGAGGGACTCCGCTATCGTCCTGTGTTTCCTGTTTGTCCTCTTCTGCGCAGCAACGCTGATCAACCTGTCCATATCGAACCTACTTTTTCGGAGCGAACAGTGTCCATCGGAAACAACCCAGGCGCCAGTCACTTGCATAGCGGTGTCCACCACGAAGCCGTCCACCGGGACTACCACCACTCCCGTCGTTACCGCAACAAATATCACCACCCCCGCATCTGCGACACCTACCGCCATTCCAACGTATCACTTTGCCTGTGGGGGCCCCGACTGCATAAGGAAAATCTATGAGTCCGCCACTGATCCTAAGGTATCACCCTGCGACGACTTTTTCGCCTACACCTGCTCTGGGTTCTTCAGGTCCTTCCCAAACACGAGTTCGGTGACGTTGCTGCAAAAGGACGATATCGCCCGGTACATCATAGAGCAAGTAAAATCGGCTCTGATCCCACCGTCGGGGCAGGGTCCATTTGAGAAGGCTGCGGGGCTCTTCGAACAGTGTGAGGAACGTGAAGCGAACAAGGACAAAAGCATCCACTACATATCAGACTTCTTACAGCGCTTGGGAATGCCATCTCCGAGTGCCCATTTCGAGCCTATTGACGTGGTTGTAAAGTCGTCTCTCTTATACAACATCAACGTGCTTTTCCAGCTGCGACCGTCGCCGAAAGAAAACCCGACCTCCTTCACTGACCGGTCCTGGGGATCTCTTGAAATGATTGCATCTCCTGAAATGATAGACTGCATCGCTTACCTTTACTCTGGTTCCGGAAGCCATTCGCAACCCGTACGTGGATTCGATGAAGCTTACGTGCCAAGTATAATGATGCAGGGAGCTGACGAAAAAGATTTCGAATCCAAGtttgaaatgaacttcatcaagATCCCTTTTCTGACGTCGTTGATTTCCGATCCGTACACCGCTACCCCTGAAAACCTTTGGTTCGGATCCCTGGCAGTCGACATCCCGTCGCAATCCTGGGTTGAAGCGTTCAGAAAATACTCGGGAAGCGCTGACTTTATGAACACTTCTCTCACCATACCGAAAGCTTCCGCCGAGCTCTTCCATCATTTCAGCAAGCTGAAGGACACATCGACGAGGGATTTTGTATACAAATACACAAAAGTCATTTTGGAGTTTGTGGCTAACGTTTCCAATTATCAAATGGCAGGCACACGGTGGAGCTGTTACAACCTCACCATGTCGGCGATGCCTTACGCGTTCGCCTGGCCTATTTTGAATGGCAATTCTATAAATTATTATACCTTCTCTCTCTTACGGGCTGTCCTAAACAAAGTCAATGCTACAATGAATTCGGTGAAATATTTTCCCACGTTCCGTGGCATGTCCTGGTCTTGGCCGTCGCTCGCTCGTGACTTCAACTCTGTAATCGGCGTCCCTCGCGAGTGGAGCTACGAAGCCAATCTGAGCAGATACTATGCTTCCTACCCTGATATTAATGCGCACGATGTCTTCATTTCCTCGTTCGTATCCGTCTCCACGATCGCAATGAGAGCTCTCGTATTGGAAAAGCCCTCACAATGGCCACCTCCCGATCTTGCCGCAACCCTCGCCGTGACGTACAGCACAAGGCGCCGTGGCAGCTTGAAAATTCCTCCATCGGTGCTTTTCCCCCCGTTCTACAAGTTCGCGAACCTTGACGAAATGAACTACGGCTCACTGGGCTCGTCTATGGCATCCGCGTGGATGTTGCAGGGCGCCGACTTCGGCCAGTCTCCCCTTTTCAGGCAAACGGCGTCGAACGACCTGCGTTACTCGTCCCGGCTCTGCTGCCCAAACCCTGCAACGTGGCGACCGTACAGCATTTCGGAGGAAGCCAGGGATGTGAAGGTACTTGGCGGCGACGTTGCCTGGCCATACTTCAACGAGCTGTACGAGAAGCTGTACGCAACGGACCTTCTCGGGATACAGACGGCGCACAGGGCGTACAAGGATTCGTATTGGCAGGGCCAAGAGCATGACTTCGTCAGTAACACTAGACTATTTTTTTCCGCCACTTGCTACAGGTGGTGCAACTCCCAGGGTGCGACCGAATTCGAATGGGAAGGGGACGTCTCACCGAGACTGCGTTGCAACGAGCCTCTCAAAGACATTCCGGAATTTGCAGCCGCATTTTCGTGTCCTCGGGGAAGCCCCATGAGCCCGCTGGAGAGATGCGTTGGACTTTCATGA